The Megalobrama amblycephala isolate DHTTF-2021 linkage group LG8, ASM1881202v1, whole genome shotgun sequence region TATATTCCATAACCACCCACAGCtattaaataaacacacattATTCACAGTTTATTTGGTGGTCTTACAAATACAAGTTATTTTCCTTGTTAGATTTTGATATTCTTCCAATACTTGGTACAATTCATCTGTGGCTATCTCCTCTGCATCTGTCAGAGGTGGTGGTACAGGTCCTCCCCCAATTTTGCGAGCCTCTGCCTTCTTTCTGTTGTCTGAGTAGAAgtcaaatgttaatttcattaCTCTAATTAAGAAATATAGCAGGTTGGATTAGAGAACATTTAATTGTGTGAAAACAGCATTAGACCTATATGGAAAAAGCTGCTGCACATTGAAATTGACACTGAATGAGATTTAGTTATTTAGTATGTCAGATGTCTGTAAAGTCAGGTACGCTTAAACCTTTACCTGATTGAATTGTATTTATACTTCATTTTTATCTGCACCTACATGGAAATGAATAACTTACCGATCTGCCAGGTTTCACCTctgatattataacagtgattAAAAATTACGCATTGACTCAAGTAGCAATTTTCTCCCAAGCCAACTCTGCTTGCTGCTGCAGCCTTGCTcctttttttctaaatatataATTGTAGTCGGCTTACATTTGCAGTAGCGCTTCTAGTTCTACTGAGGAAAAGTATGCAGACCTCTTTTTTTTCAGGAGCTGTTGCCATGGTTAATCACATCGGAGCTCCATTGATTGTGGCTTTTTATAGTCGTGGTGAATGCGCTTAACTCGAGTCAGTTGAACTAACTTAATTAAGCTGttctgaaactgaaaactcAGTTTAGCATTTCAGGGTAAAtcaactcagagttcaagttttaactcagagttggttgaacctccttattgaaacggGCCCCTGGTGCAAAGGATTACTCTTGAAGGACTGAGGCCTCACCACCAGACTTCCTGGATTAAAGGCTGTGATATTGCCCACTATTGAACTGTGCTTCAAAGAACACAGCAATCTTTTGCATTCTATAGCTTCTACATGCAGACATTATGACATTTATCTACATTCTAGCTGTCAGTTCCCTCATCCAAATCGTATccttttgttttaaatgctgTTAACTTTAAACAGTTGTTACATTTGTTCATTTACACTTTTGTGTGCATTGTTGCGTCATTCTTTTGTGCCTAAAGTTGGCTTTTGTCTACTTGTTTGTACTTTATTAACACTTTTTACATTTGAAATTTTCAGATTTGTAATtcatttttgtaataaaatcaatataCACTTCATTTGAGTTTATTGAATATTCACACCATAAGCAAACAAGgataagaggaaaaaaaactatAGAAACAGGCAATAAAATTAAGCTGCTACTTGAGTAGTTCCTCTTCCTGTCTGCTAAAATAGTCTAATAATGCGGCTTGTACATCCATCCCTTCCAGTTGTCCATGTTCTGTTAATGCCTGAACAGGAGGCTGCACATTCACATGAATGGCTGAAAGGTCCTCACTGAAGTGGTCTCCACGTTCTTCACAAATATTGTGCAGCACACAGCAGGTCAAAACCATCTTCTTTATCAGCTCCAGTTTACAGTCATTCCTTTTTAAGAGACACCTCCATCGTGCCTTTAGCCTCCCAAAACTCAAGTCCACAACTGACCTTGCACTGCTCATCCTGAAATTGAACTTTTGCTGCTGTGGGGTTAATCTGTCAGAGTCAGAAAATGGCTTCATGAGCCAGTTTTGCATGGGATAGGCCGAGTCTCCGATCAGGTAGTATCCAACATCACAACCGGAGATGAGTACTTTATTTTGGTTTAACAGTTGTCCATCTTTCAACATGTTCCACAAATAAGACTGTCTTAGGACCCTTGCATCATGCACGCTCCCAGGATAGCCAACACACAAATCCCAGAAGAACCCTTTCCCATCCACTACTGCTTGCACTACAATTGAATGCCACccttttctgttaaaatagtCACGAGTGTATTTTTCAGGTGCTGTTATTGGGATGTGGCTTCCATCTATTGCACCAACACATTGTGGTACATTCCAGcgtttttcaaaaacatctgCCATCTCCTTCAGCTTCACAGAATCTGGGAATTTTATGTGAACAGGCAGAAGAACTTTAATTACAGCGTTGCAGAAGTCCTGCACACAGTTGAACACAGTGCTCACGCCAACCCCGAAAAGCTGACTGACACTTCTGTACTCATTGCCAGTGGCAAGCTTCCAAAGGGCGATGGCAATACGTTTCTTTACAGGTACACATAAACGGAAATTGGTGTTCCTTCGTTCAAGAACATGTCCGAGATGACAACATATGTACTC contains the following coding sequences:
- the zgc:113227 gene encoding protein ANTAGONIST OF LIKE HETEROCHROMATIN PROTEIN 1; amino-acid sequence: MAHHSHCLQVCLLVLRTYFNIQSNLIQRLHAVQRQCHRHRLRSRRQIALVIMRRRTSTVWSYPREDKWWDAIVPEFSPEQFLQNFRVSRESFEYICCHLGHVLERRNTNFRLCVPVKKRIAIALWKLATGNEYRSVSQLFGVGVSTVFNCVQDFCNAVIKVLLPVHIKFPDSVKLKEMADVFEKRWNVPQCVGAIDGSHIPITAPEKYTRDYFNRKGWHSIVVQAVVDGKGFFWDLCVGYPGSVHDARVLRQSYLWNMLKDGQLLNQNKVLISGCDVGYYLIGDSAYPMQNWLMKPFSDSDRLTPQQQKFNFRMSSARSVVDLSFGRLKARWRCLLKRNDCKLELIKKMVLTCCVLHNICEERGDHFSEDLSAIHVNVQPPVQALTEHGQLEGMDVQAALLDYFSRQEEELLK